The following coding sequences lie in one Pseudomonadota bacterium genomic window:
- a CDS encoding GGDEF domain-containing protein yields MTDLNVDSLMGELHRYRQQSERLMRINELHSRLAGAVDLTAMIEAYSVWLTPALNHELIAYNDREKGHVHMFCSSHGPDRRLRMHEAQKALSCFSEIEDSACFTNNGFFVRTWQVEMNNSDGFLLLMRPDKEFAPEEAKMVDDSLDILSDSLFRAIGYEDLFIQARHDALTGLANRRVFEERLVPMLDNASRHGHPLSLASMDLDNFKQVNDALGHAKGDEALKAVARALSKKVRSSDLLVRMGGDEFMLALPDTEIQAAQLLANRLCETVENLNIQVPGGGKLGISIGLVQWNKDFSSEEWLQRTDEALYQAKAAGRSRVCLG; encoded by the coding sequence ATGACCGATCTTAATGTCGACTCCCTGATGGGGGAACTTCATCGATACCGGCAGCAATCAGAACGGTTGATGCGGATTAATGAATTACACAGTCGTCTTGCTGGAGCTGTAGACTTAACGGCGATGATCGAAGCCTATTCCGTCTGGCTTACACCGGCTTTAAATCATGAACTTATCGCTTATAACGACAGGGAAAAAGGGCATGTGCATATGTTCTGCTCCAGCCACGGACCTGATCGTCGTCTGCGCATGCATGAAGCGCAAAAGGCTTTGAGCTGTTTTTCGGAAATTGAAGACTCCGCCTGCTTTACAAACAATGGATTTTTTGTCCGCACCTGGCAGGTGGAAATGAATAACAGTGATGGATTTCTCCTGCTTATGAGACCGGATAAGGAGTTTGCCCCGGAAGAAGCAAAAATGGTGGACGATTCCCTGGATATCTTGAGTGATTCTCTGTTTCGGGCCATCGGCTATGAGGACCTTTTCATCCAGGCCAGACATGATGCGCTGACCGGTCTTGCCAACCGCCGGGTTTTTGAAGAACGCCTTGTCCCGATGCTTGATAATGCCAGCCGTCACGGGCATCCTTTGAGCCTTGCAAGTATGGATCTTGATAATTTCAAACAGGTTAATGATGCTCTTGGACATGCTAAAGGCGACGAAGCCTTAAAAGCCGTAGCCCGAGCCTTATCCAAGAAGGTGAGGAGCAGCGACCTCCTGGTTCGCATGGGAGGCGATGAATTCATGCTGGCATTGCCGGATACCGAAATACAGGCAGCCCAATTGCTTGCCAATCGTCTCTGTGAAACGGTGGAAAACCTGAATATTCAGGTTCCCGGGGGAGGCAAACTCGGTATAAGCATCGGGCTTGTCCAGTGGAACAAGGATTTCAGCAGCGAAGAATGGCTGCAGCGCACGGATGAAGCGTTATATCAGGCCAAGGCTGCCGGCCGGTCAAGAGTCTGCCTCGGATAA
- the dinB gene encoding DNA polymerase IV, translated as MQNQRTIIHIDMDAFYASIEVHDNPEFKGKPVIVGGSGNRGVVSAASYEARTYGVHSALPILTARKLCPGGVFLPVRMHRYKEVSDIIQDLFTRFTPLVEPISLDEAFLDVTASKHFGSGHEIAEAIRKLIKQETGLTASAGVASSKLIAKIASDIKKPDGLTMVPAGNEQTFLAGLPIEKLWGVGKTTRSKLILLGVHTIGDLSRLPEELLINKFGKMGGMMLQSSLGIDTRPVDTERLIKSIGHEETFETDLINQEIIYRQLLELSIRVGKRLRGNHLLGKTISLKVKYNDFQQVSRAATLKIATDDNMTIYREICSLLAKTRACEKPVRLLGVSLSNLESNQEAYQMNLFGTDERTGKRKRLHQAIDNIEEKFGTSTIIPGALMKKEKQ; from the coding sequence ATGCAAAATCAGCGCACAATCATTCACATAGACATGGATGCGTTTTACGCCTCCATTGAAGTTCATGATAATCCAGAATTCAAGGGAAAGCCGGTAATCGTCGGCGGCTCGGGCAATCGAGGCGTTGTTTCGGCAGCTTCTTATGAGGCCAGAACTTACGGTGTCCACTCGGCCCTGCCCATCCTCACGGCAAGAAAACTCTGTCCGGGCGGTGTTTTTCTGCCGGTGCGCATGCATCGATACAAGGAGGTTTCAGATATCATTCAGGACTTATTTACGAGATTTACGCCGTTGGTCGAGCCCATCTCCCTTGATGAGGCCTTTCTCGATGTCACTGCATCAAAACATTTCGGATCAGGTCATGAGATTGCCGAGGCAATCAGAAAATTAATAAAACAGGAAACCGGGCTCACAGCCTCAGCCGGTGTGGCATCTTCAAAACTCATTGCCAAAATCGCCTCTGATATAAAAAAACCTGACGGGCTCACCATGGTCCCTGCGGGGAATGAACAAACATTTCTTGCCGGTCTTCCCATTGAAAAACTCTGGGGTGTGGGGAAAACCACCAGAAGCAAACTAATTCTCCTTGGGGTGCATACCATCGGCGATCTTTCCCGGCTTCCCGAAGAATTGCTGATCAATAAGTTCGGCAAGATGGGGGGCATGATGCTTCAGTCATCCCTCGGTATTGACACCAGACCGGTGGATACCGAACGGCTGATTAAATCAATCGGCCATGAAGAAACATTTGAAACCGATCTCATCAATCAGGAAATCATCTATCGGCAACTTCTGGAATTATCAATTCGCGTCGGAAAGCGTCTCAGAGGAAACCATCTCCTGGGAAAAACCATATCCCTCAAAGTGAAATATAATGATTTCCAACAGGTGAGCCGCGCGGCAACATTAAAGATTGCAACCGACGACAATATGACGATTTACAGAGAAATCTGCAGCTTGCTCGCCAAAACAAGGGCCTGCGAAAAGCCGGTGCGTCTGCTTGGGGTTTCTCTCTCAAATCTGGAGTCGAACCAGGAAGCGTATCAGATGAATCTTTTTGGCACGGATGAAAGGACCGGCAAAAGAAAACGGCTTCACCAGGCGATTGACAATATCGAAGAAAAATTCGGCACCTCGACAATCATTCCAGGCGCCCTGATGAAAAAAGAAAAACAATAG
- a CDS encoding PAS domain S-box protein, which translates to MAAKNTCEDLEQKIKELEAEVLSCKQKNASLEKKGKYLQAFLDNTNLPIYLKTADYKYMLINREYERLAHITNEEIIGKTDFEIFPESVAELFRSQDILVKKSKKNVEFRETIPLADGIHTFITSKFPLYDDNDQICAVGGVCTDITEINQIKEDLKESEEKYRKLFTNEIDAIAIFDIETRKILDVNCAFLKLYGYGRKEALSLTADDISAESEKTRQAIHQAAVVGEDTLILRRRHRTKDGTEIIVTLSAGSFVWKGRDVMFSIIRDISAHVKADEEKAALETQLRQVYKMEAIGTMAGGIAHDFNNILTIIVGNADLARYTIGENDPARINIENIIGASSRAREIVRQILTFSSQAKQNFIPVNPALIFNEAMQLLRSTIPATIEINQQIDANCKTINADSTQLNQVLINLCSNAVSAMDENGCLELSLKEVNLKAKDLGRRLGMKPGKFIRLSVRDNGPGINPENQERIFDPFFTTKEAGKGTGMGLSVVHGIVTNHGGMIIVESEPGAGATFHVYFPVIAEKTGVPKDESEKVSSGVEHIMFVDDEEALVAIGTQMLELQGYRVSAMTSSIEALEAFKAAPHAVDLVITDQTMPNMTGAQLATALLKVRADIPIILCTGYSSKISEEKAKALGVRDFFMKPFNMKQLSQLVRKTLDSSENDIAAKLNATRLETI; encoded by the coding sequence TTGGCTGCAAAAAATACCTGCGAAGATCTGGAACAAAAGATCAAAGAACTCGAGGCTGAAGTTCTTTCATGTAAACAAAAGAATGCATCTCTTGAAAAAAAAGGGAAGTATCTCCAGGCATTTCTCGACAATACCAACCTGCCGATTTATCTGAAAACAGCTGATTATAAGTACATGCTCATTAATAGAGAATATGAGCGATTGGCGCATATTACCAATGAAGAGATAATCGGCAAAACGGATTTTGAGATCTTTCCCGAGTCCGTCGCCGAGCTGTTTCGTTCTCAGGATATCCTGGTCAAAAAAAGCAAAAAAAACGTCGAGTTTCGTGAAACCATCCCCCTTGCAGATGGCATACACACCTTTATTACCTCCAAGTTTCCCCTGTATGATGATAATGATCAAATCTGCGCGGTGGGCGGTGTTTGCACCGATATTACTGAAATCAATCAGATCAAGGAGGATTTGAAGGAGAGCGAAGAAAAATATCGTAAACTCTTCACCAATGAGATTGATGCTATTGCCATCTTCGATATAGAGACCAGGAAGATTCTAGATGTAAACTGCGCTTTTTTGAAACTCTACGGTTATGGCCGTAAGGAGGCATTAAGTCTTACTGCCGATGATATAAGCGCCGAATCTGAAAAAACCAGGCAGGCCATTCACCAGGCTGCGGTTGTCGGGGAAGATACGCTGATCCTGAGAAGACGCCACCGAACAAAAGACGGCACTGAGATTATTGTGACTCTTTCAGCCGGATCATTTGTCTGGAAGGGCCGGGATGTCATGTTTTCGATAATCCGCGATATCTCCGCCCATGTGAAGGCAGACGAAGAAAAAGCAGCGCTTGAAACACAGCTCCGGCAGGTTTATAAAATGGAGGCGATTGGCACCATGGCCGGGGGTATTGCCCATGATTTCAATAATATCCTGACGATCATTGTCGGCAATGCGGATCTTGCCAGATACACAATCGGTGAAAATGATCCGGCCAGGATAAATATTGAAAATATTATCGGAGCATCCAGTCGCGCCAGGGAAATTGTCCGTCAAATACTTACCTTCAGCAGCCAGGCGAAACAGAATTTTATTCCGGTAAATCCGGCGCTGATTTTTAATGAAGCCATGCAGCTGCTTCGTTCTACCATCCCCGCAACCATTGAAATCAACCAGCAGATTGATGCAAACTGCAAAACCATTAATGCGGATTCAACCCAGCTTAATCAGGTATTGATCAACCTGTGCAGCAATGCGGTATCCGCCATGGATGAAAATGGTTGCCTCGAATTGAGCTTGAAGGAAGTCAACCTGAAAGCCAAAGACCTCGGCCGACGGCTTGGCATGAAGCCCGGGAAATTCATCAGGCTTTCGGTGAGGGATAACGGTCCGGGAATCAATCCGGAGAATCAGGAGCGGATTTTTGACCCCTTCTTTACTACAAAGGAGGCGGGGAAAGGCACGGGAATGGGGTTGTCGGTGGTGCATGGTATTGTTACCAATCACGGCGGCATGATCATTGTTGAAAGTGAACCGGGTGCGGGCGCAACATTTCATGTGTATTTCCCGGTTATCGCAGAAAAAACCGGTGTGCCGAAAGATGAGTCTGAAAAAGTGTCTTCAGGCGTCGAGCACATCATGTTTGTCGATGATGAAGAGGCCCTTGTGGCCATCGGCACCCAAATGCTTGAGCTGCAGGGATACCGGGTTTCAGCCATGACCAGCAGTATCGAGGCCCTTGAGGCTTTCAAGGCTGCCCCTCACGCTGTAGATCTGGTGATCACCGACCAGACAATGCCCAATATGACAGGGGCTCAACTGGCCACGGCACTTCTTAAGGTCCGGGCTGATATCCCCATCATCCTCTGCACCGGATACAGCTCCAAAATTTCAGAGGAAAAAGCAAAAGCGCTTGGCGTCCGCGATTTTTTCATGAAGCCGTTTAACATGAAGCAATTGAGTCAGTTAGTAAGGAAAACTCTGGACAGTAGTGAAAATGATATTGCTGCAAAGCTGAACGCTACGAGATTAGAGACAATTTGA
- the msrB gene encoding peptide-methionine (R)-S-oxide reductase MsrB, producing MKDNLSVLLPLLVGVFFAVMLLGQFAQAGTVKSQKATFAGGCFWCMEKPFEQLPGVNSVISGYMGGTTQNPTYENYSNGGHIEVIEIDYDPAIVNYQKLLDVFWRQIDPTDGGGQFADRGNAYTTGIFYHDEEQKQLAEQSKADLAGKKIFEKSIVTPIKPATTFYKAEDYHQDYYKTNPLRYKVYRYGSGRDKFLAGVWDKEKTNTTSKEELKKKLTPLQYRVTQEEGTEPAFDNEYWDNKKPGIYVDIVSGEALFSSTDKYKSGTGWPSFSKPLVPENITDHVDRKFFQTRTEVRSTGADSHLGHVFDDGPAPTNLRYCINSAALRFIPAENLEKEGYGEFKKLFEK from the coding sequence ATGAAAGATAATTTATCAGTACTGCTGCCATTGCTTGTCGGTGTTTTTTTTGCGGTCATGCTGTTGGGCCAGTTTGCCCAGGCAGGAACTGTTAAATCCCAAAAAGCAACTTTCGCCGGCGGTTGCTTCTGGTGTATGGAAAAACCCTTTGAACAGTTGCCCGGCGTAAATTCAGTGATATCGGGTTATATGGGAGGCACCACGCAAAACCCAACCTATGAGAATTATTCCAATGGAGGGCACATTGAAGTAATTGAAATTGACTACGACCCGGCAATTGTCAATTATCAGAAACTTCTTGATGTGTTCTGGCGTCAGATCGACCCCACCGATGGTGGCGGCCAGTTTGCCGACCGGGGCAATGCCTACACTACCGGAATCTTCTATCACGATGAAGAGCAGAAACAACTTGCCGAACAATCCAAGGCCGATCTCGCCGGGAAAAAGATTTTCGAAAAGTCCATTGTAACGCCGATCAAACCTGCAACAACTTTCTACAAGGCAGAGGACTATCATCAGGATTACTACAAAACCAACCCGCTACGATACAAGGTCTACCGATACGGCTCTGGACGCGATAAATTTTTAGCCGGAGTATGGGATAAAGAAAAAACAAATACGACGAGCAAGGAAGAACTGAAGAAGAAACTCACCCCGTTGCAGTATCGGGTCACTCAGGAAGAGGGCACCGAACCCGCCTTTGACAACGAATACTGGGATAATAAAAAACCGGGGATCTATGTGGATATCGTTTCAGGAGAAGCTCTTTTCAGCTCAACCGACAAATACAAATCCGGTACAGGATGGCCGAGCTTCAGCAAACCGCTGGTCCCTGAAAATATCACCGACCATGTTGACCGTAAATTTTTCCAAACCAGAACCGAAGTCCGAAGCACCGGCGCTGACTCGCATCTCGGGCATGTCTTTGACGACGGCCCGGCGCCAACCAATCTGCGGTATTGTATCAATTCCGCTGCACTGCGCTTTATCCCGGCAG